The Xiphophorus couchianus chromosome 5, X_couchianus-1.0, whole genome shotgun sequence genome includes a region encoding these proteins:
- the coq7 gene encoding NADPH-dependent 3-demethoxyubiquinone 3-hydroxylase, mitochondrial — protein sequence MMHRAAHTAFCDWPQSARSAMIRQSLKCTGCLQNSACAYGVVPAPRDGEEKEMMHRMLRVDHAGEYGANRIYAGQMAVLGRSRTGPLIQQMWDQEKKHLSKFNEILAENRVRPTALLPLWNLSGFVLGASTALLGKEGAMACTVAVEESISEHYNSQIRALMESDPERYTELLQVIKEFRDDEMDHHDTGLEHDAESLPGYWLLKNAIQLGCKAAIYVSQRV from the exons ATGATGCACAGAGCAGCGCACACGGCTTTCTGCGACTGGCCTCAGTCTGCCAGATCAGCGATGATCCGACAGAGTTTAAAATGCACAG GCTGCCTCCAGAACAGCGCTTGTGCCTACGGTGTTGTTCCTGCGCCGCGCGACGGCGAGGAAAAGGAGATgatgcaccggatgctgcgcgTGGATCACGCGGGTGAATACGGTGCTAATCGCATCTATGCCGGGCAGATGGCAGTGTTGGGCCGGTCGAGAACTGGACCACTCATCCAG caaaTGTGGGATCAAGAAAAGAAGCACCTATCAAAATTCAACGAAATCCTTGCTGAGAACAGAGTTCGACCCACGGCTCTTCTGCCACTCTGGAACCTGTCTGGGTTTGTTTTAG GGGCATCCACTGCTCTGCTGGGTAAAGAGGGGGCCATGGCGTGCACGGTGGCGGTGGAGGAGAGCATCTCTGAGCACTACAACAGCCAGATTAGAGCGCTGATGGAGAGTGACCCAGAGAGATACACTGAACTGTTACAA GTGATAAAGGAATTTAGAGACGATGAAATGGACCATCATGATACAGGTTTGGAGCACGATGCCGAATCA ctaccTGGATACTGGCTGCTAAAAAACGCAATCCAACTGGGCTGCAAAGCTGCGATATACGTTTCTCAACGTGTCTGA